Proteins encoded by one window of Pseudomonas coleopterorum:
- a CDS encoding 2-dehydro-3-deoxy-6-phosphogalactonate aldolase encodes MLKQAMAQNGLIAILRGLRPEESVAIGEVLYDAGFRIIEVPLNSPQPFDSIRLLRNSLPADCLIGAGTVLSAEQVQQVKAAGGQLIVMPHSDPVVLKAAKEADLYLAPGVVTPTEAFAALAAGADVLKLFPAESLTPAVVKALLAVLPKGTALVPVGGISPDNMQPFLEAGVAGFGLGSGLFKPGMTVQQVADNARAYAQAWRSLTG; translated from the coding sequence ATGCTCAAGCAAGCAATGGCCCAGAACGGCCTGATCGCCATTTTGCGTGGCCTGCGCCCCGAGGAATCGGTGGCCATCGGCGAAGTGCTGTATGACGCCGGTTTTCGCATCATCGAGGTGCCGCTCAATTCCCCTCAGCCTTTCGACAGCATTCGGCTGTTGCGCAACAGCCTGCCCGCCGATTGCCTGATCGGCGCCGGAACGGTGCTGTCGGCCGAACAGGTGCAGCAGGTGAAAGCCGCAGGCGGGCAGTTGATCGTCATGCCCCACAGTGACCCTGTGGTGCTCAAGGCGGCCAAGGAGGCCGACCTGTATCTGGCGCCGGGCGTGGTGACACCAACCGAAGCCTTCGCCGCCCTCGCTGCGGGCGCCGATGTGTTGAAACTGTTCCCGGCCGAGTCGTTGACACCTGCGGTGGTCAAGGCGTTGTTGGCGGTGTTGCCCAAGGGCACGGCGCTGGTGCCGGTAGGCGGGATCAGCCCGGACAACATGCAGCCGTTTCTCGAGGCGGGCGTGGCGGGCTTCGGCCTGGGCTCGGGCCTGTTCAAGCCGGGCATGACGGTGCAGCAGGTGGCGGACAACGCCAGGGCGTATGCGCAGGCGTGGCGATCGCTGACGGGCTGA
- a CDS encoding 2-dehydro-3-deoxygalactonokinase, which translates to MQPQLVALDWGTSSLRAYLLGPEGHVLDQRSLDRGIMQLSTIPRTICGESTRDGFELTFDEACGDWLDAYPHIAVIACGMVGSAQGWREVPYCASPAQAADVAAGMARVRTLRGIHVHLVPGVLQRSALPNVMRGEETQIFGLLQTLPSAERDQTLLVGLPGSHSKWARVVEQRIEHFDTFMTGELFAAASAHTILGRTQKRSASFDSVAFERGVAVAMSAEGSIGVLSTMFSARSLGLTGQLASSEQADYLSGLMIGHELRALAEMLRQRSGLATLPAVVLIGNGALCQRYSQALALCGFSSVSQAEQATERGLWSLALAAGLVAQQLQEV; encoded by the coding sequence ATGCAGCCGCAACTCGTTGCACTCGATTGGGGGACCAGTTCCCTGCGAGCCTATCTGCTCGGCCCTGAGGGCCATGTACTCGACCAGCGCTCGCTGGATCGCGGCATCATGCAGCTATCCACCATCCCCCGAACCATCTGCGGCGAATCCACCCGCGATGGTTTCGAACTGACCTTCGACGAGGCCTGTGGCGACTGGCTCGACGCCTACCCCCACATTGCCGTGATCGCCTGCGGCATGGTCGGCAGCGCCCAGGGCTGGCGTGAAGTCCCCTATTGCGCCAGCCCTGCCCAGGCCGCCGACGTGGCCGCTGGCATGGCACGGGTACGCACGCTGCGCGGCATCCATGTGCACCTTGTGCCCGGCGTCCTGCAACGCTCGGCGCTGCCCAACGTGATGCGCGGCGAGGAAACCCAGATCTTCGGTCTGTTGCAGACGCTGCCCTCGGCCGAGCGCGACCAGACCTTGCTGGTCGGTCTTCCCGGCAGCCACTCGAAGTGGGCGAGGGTGGTCGAGCAGCGCATCGAACATTTCGACACCTTCATGACCGGCGAGCTGTTCGCCGCCGCCAGTGCCCACACCATTCTCGGCCGCACGCAAAAGCGCAGTGCATCGTTCGACAGCGTGGCCTTCGAGCGCGGCGTGGCCGTGGCGATGTCGGCCGAGGGCAGCATCGGCGTGCTGTCGACCATGTTCAGCGCGCGCAGCCTCGGCTTGACCGGCCAGTTGGCCAGCAGCGAGCAGGCTGACTACCTGTCCGGCCTGATGATCGGGCACGAGCTGCGGGCGCTGGCGGAAATGCTGCGCCAGCGCAGTGGCCTGGCGACGCTGCCGGCGGTAGTCCTGATCGGTAACGGGGCCTTGTGCCAGCGCTACAGCCAAGCCCTGGCCCTTTGCGGTTTTTCCAGCGTCAGCCAGGCCGAGCAGGCCACCGAACGCGGTCTCTGGAGCCTGGCGCTGGCCGCCGGGCTTGTCGCTCAACAGCTCCAAGAGGTTTGA